A region of the Novosphingobium aureum genome:
CGGTCTCGTTGCCGACCTCGTTGGTACCCGCATAGCGTGCGCCGGTGTCGGCATCGGTGAGCGTGGTCACCTGGACCGAGGGCGAACGGCGCCCCTTGGAGACGGTGGCGTAGAGATTGACCGCGTCGGTCACGCGCAGCAGCGCGTTGAAGCGCGGCAGGAACGCAGCATAGCTGCGGTCGGCGTAGACCACTTCACCATCGGTGTTGGCGTAGGGCAGCAGCGGCTGGCCGTAGATCGGGGCGACCGGCTGATAGGTCGAATAGCCCGAGCGGCGCTGCTCGATGAGGACGCGCGCGCCGGCGTTGATTTCGAGCGCCGGGGTCGGGATCCAGGTCGCCTCGCCGAACATCGACCAGGACTGGTTGCGGCCTTCGTTCTGGAACCAGCTGGCATAGGGCGCGCTGTCGATCAGGCCGCCAGTGGCAAGGCCGGTGGCGAGCGCGGCGGGCACGGAATTGTCGGGCGCGACGCAGCCAAGGCCGGGGATGATGTTCGCCGTGCACTGCAGGTAAGTGCCGACTTCGCTGGAGAAGGGCACGTACTGGCGCGTGTCCTCGATCATGTAGTTCCAGCCGAAGTGGGCGCGCCACGCATCGTCCGAATAGGCGAAGCGGCCCTCGTGGCTGAACTGCCAGCCGTCAGCCTGTTCGGCGAATTCCAGATAGGAGGCGGCCGAACCATCGGCGTCGAAGACTTCCAGCGAATCGAAGTCGCGGTAGCCGTTGACGGTGGTGAAGCTCCAGCCGTCCGCGAAGTCCCAGTTGAACGTGAAGTTGACGTCGTAGACGTCACGGTCGAGGCCCAGCTTGTCCTTGCCCAGGACTTCCTGCGAATTGGGCGAGCCGCCCAGGTACGCATCGCCGTAGACGTCGTTCACCGCGGTCGAGCCGAGCGTGCGCGAGAGGAACGGCGTGCCCGAGTTGCGCTGGCGGTCGTAGGTGAAGACGAGGTCCGCGGTGATGTCCGGGGTGGGGGTGAAGCGCAGCGATCCGCGCACGCCCAGCGTGTTGATGCCGTAGAGGTCGTCCTGGTCGGGCGCGAGGTTCTTCACGTAGCCGTCGCGGTTCTTGTACTTGAACGCGACGCGGCCCGCGATCATGTCGTTGCCCGCGTTCAGGAAGCCGCCCGCTTCGTAATAGTCATAGTTGCCGTAGCCACCCGAGAGCTCGGCCGAGAAGCCGGGCTTGGGCTTGGCCGAAACCATCGAGATCGCGCCCACGGTCGAGGCAGTGCCGAACAGGGTCGCCTGCGGGCCCTTGACGACCTCGATGCGCTCCATGTCGTAGATGCCCTGGTAGGCCCCGCGCGAACGCGAGATGTCGACGCCGTTGTAGTAGAGCGTGACGCGCGCGGCGTCCTGCGCCGAGCCGCTGTCCGAAGTGATGCCGCGGATCACGATGCCCGGGTTGTTGGCGCTCTGCTCCTGGATGTTGAGGCCGGGAACGTAGGCGGAAAGCTCGTCCAGCTCGGAGACGCCGATTTCCTCCATGCGCTCGCCCGAAAGCGCGCTGAGGGTCACGGGCACGTCTGCGGCGCGCTGCTCGAACTTCTGCGTCGTGACGATGATCGCGCCCTCGTCAGTGGGCGCAGCGTCGTCTGCCGCGTATGCCAGGTTCGAGAAGGCCAGGAACGAGGAGCCGGCGGCGAGGCCCGCGAGGATCGTGCGGATATTCAAGTTGTACCCCTGCTTTGGAATTTGCGTCCCGGCATCGGGCCGCTCGCAGGGCTCCTAGACCCGGAATATTACCGATCAAGGTCCTCGGGGTGAAACTATGATGTCCGCTCGATGACAGCGATCTGACGAAATCCGTGTCGAGGCGGTGCAATGCCCGCGGCGGCACCGCCCGATCGTGGTATCGTCAGACACAGAATTGCAGGCTGTCAGGGTGACGCCCCGCGCCGTAGCGCTCCTCGATTCGCCAATCGAGCGTTTCGGCGAGCGCGGCATTGCGCCGCATGGTCGAGCGGCCCAGTTCGCCGATGTCCAGTTCCTCGACAAGCTCGACGCCGCAGCTCTGCGCGTCGACCCAGCGCACCCGGCCTCGGTGTTCGCGCAGCTTGTGACCTTTGCCCTGCGCACCGGCGGCCTGCGTGAGCGTGATGGTGATGGCCGCGCCGGGGCGGGGCAGGGGATCGTGCGCGGCGATACACATGCCGGTGCGCGAGACATTGCGCACGATCACGTCCTGCTCGGGCACCCCTCTGCCACGCATCGTCGCGCCGATCAGCGTGCGACGTCGCGGCGCGCGGGGCGGATGAAGGTCACCGCTGCGTCGTCCTTCGCGTTCGCGCAAGTGCGCCGCGTCGCCGGACCTGTCGTGCGAGGTCGCGACGAAGGGTTCTTCTGGTCCCGCGCGGTTGTGCATGCTCGCCATGGTCTCGCTCCTCCTCGGCTCCGCCGTGGCGGGCCTTCTCTCGTGCTCTCTTGCAGGTAGTGCCGCGATGGGACGTGGCACGCCGGGGATCATGCAGCTGGAAACTGTCTTTTGTGTCAGGCGATATTGCGGAGCAGCAACTTCCCGCAGGCTTAACGCAGCCCTCTGGGCAATCCCCGGAAAATCGATTGCAACGGGCCTTTTCCGCCTTCGGTGGGCCGCCGGACCTCGGAATCGGCCCCTGCGGCTGGGCTCTGGGCGGTGTTAACGATGCAATCGGCGTAAAAAGGCGTGCTCCGGCAGCGTGCCCCCTTGCCGAGACGCGGAAAATGTTCACATGACACCAGGACATGCTGCGCCAGTACGAACTCGTCGAACGCGTCAAGGAATACGCACCCGAGGCCGATGAGGCCCTGCTCAACCGTGCCTACGTCTATACTGTGCAGAAGCACGGGACGCAGAAGCGGGCGAGTGGCGACCCCTATTTCAGCCATCCGGTCGAGGTCGCTGGCCTGATGACCGAGCTCAAGCTCGATCAGCAGACGATCATTACCGCGCTGCTCCACGATACCGTCGAGGACACGCTTGCCACCGTCGACGAGATCGAGAAGCTGTTCGGGGCCGACGTCGCGCGACTGGTCGACGGCGTCACCAAGCTCTCGAAGATCGAGGTGATGACCGAGAACGAGCGCGCGGCGGAGAACCTGCGCAAGTTCCTGCTGGCGATGAGCGAGGACTTGCGCGTGCTGCTCGTCAAGCTCGCCGACCGCCTGCACAACATGCGCACGCTGCACTTCATCTCGAAGCCCGAGAAGCGCCAGCGTATCGCGCGCGAAACCATGGATATCTACGCCCCGCTGGCCGAGCGGGTGGGCATGTACGAATACATGCGCGAGATGCAGTTGCTCGCCTTCGAACAGCTCGAGCCCGAGGGCTATGCCACGATAACCGGGCGCCTCGCGCAGATCCGCAGCCAGGAAGGCGGGCAGGTCGACGCGATCGCGCTCGCCATCAAGCAGGCGCTGGCCGAGGCGGGGGTGAGCGTCGAGGTCACGGGGCGCGAGAAGCACCCCTATTCGATCTGGCGCAAGATGAACGAGCGCCACGTCTCTTTCGAGCAGATCACCGACATCATGGCGTTCCGGGTGCTTACCGATAATGCCGACGACTGCTATCGCGCGCTCGGCGTGCTGCACCGCCACTGGCAGATGATCCCCGGGCGCTTCAAGGACTACCTCTCGACGCCCAAGTCGAACGGCTACCAGTCGCTCCACACCGCGCTCATCTACGAGAATTCGATGCGCATGGAAGTGCAGATCCGCACCAGGGAGATGCACCGGCTCAACGAGTTCGGCCTCGCCGCGCACTGGGCCTACAAGCAGGGTGGCTCGCGGCCCGACGGGCAGGTCGGCTGGCTGCGCGACCTGATCGAGATCGTCGACACCACGCACGACGCCGAGGAACTGCTCGAGAACACCAAGCTCGCGATCTATCAGGACCGCATTTTCGCCTTCACGCCCAAGGGTGCGCTGCACCAGTTGCCGAAGGGTTCGACCGCGGTCGACTTCGCCTATGCGGTGCACACCGATCTCGGACACACCGCGGTGGGCGCCAAGATCAACGGGCGCCACGTGCCGCTGCGCACCCGGCTCAACAACGGCGACGTGATCGAGGTGATCAAGAGCGAGGGTGCCGAACCCCAGCTCTCCTGGCTCGGTTTCGTGATCACCGGCAAGGCCCGCGCCGCGATCCGCCGTGCGGTGCGCGCCAAGGAGCGCGCCGAGGTCGCCGAGATCGGCTCCAAGCTGTTCGACGAGATCGCCAGCCGGCTGCCCCAGCGCATCGGCAAGAAGGCCGTTTCCGCAGCGACCGAACGACTGGGCATGCGCGACGAGGAAGACTTCATGTTCGCGATCGGCGCCGCGCAGCTCAGCGACCGCGAAGTGATGGAAGCGCTGGTTCCCGGCAGCACCGCGATGATGCCCGAGGACCCGGACTGGACGCGCACTGAGAAGGCGATCTCGATCAAGGGGCTGACGCCGGGCATGGGCTTCGAACTGGCCAAGTGCTGCCACCCGGTTCCGGGTGATCGCATCGTCGGTCTGCGTCGTCCCGATCACAAGGTCGAGGTTCACACCATCGATTGCCTGACGCTCGCAAACGGTGTCGATGCCGACTGGCTCGACCTGTCCTGGGGGTCGCGCACCACCGGCGCGACCGGACGGCTGCGTCTCGTGCTCTACAACCGTCCGGGCACGTTGGCCGAAGTGACGCAGGTCTTCGCCAGCGCCCATGCCAACGTGGCCTCGCTCAACATGGTCCAGCGCGACGATCCCTTCGGCACCTACGAAGTGGAACTCGAAGTGGCCGACCTCGCTCACCTCACCCGCATCATCGCCGCCTTGCGGGCCAGTGCGGCGATCACCGACGCCGAGCGTATCTGAGCCTAGAAGCTGATTTCAAGGTGGACTTCGTCACCCTCGGCGAGCCCTTGCGCCTTGCGTACCGAGGCCTTGACCGGGAGCAGCCAGCCGCCCTCTGCCTTGCTGGGAAAGACCGAGGTGGCAAAGCGGGTTTCGCCGATGCGCACACGCACTTTCAGCGATCCGAAGCCGCGCGAGAGGCCTTCCAGCCTTCGCATCGCAGCCGTTGCACTCAGCGTCTCGGCACTCTCACCGGTGATGGAGACGAAGAACCAGTTTCCGCCATTGGCACCGCCGGTCCAGCGCCACAAGCGGGCTGAATGCGTCAGCCTCTCGGTCACGGTGAGCCGCCTATGAGGATGCCTGGCGGATCGGTACGGGCACGTTGCAGATGTCGACGCCGCCCGCGGGGACGTCGTAGAAGCCGTCCTTGCGGTTGGCCCGCGAGGCCCGGTAGCGCGCGAAACTCGCACTGTCTGTTGCGAGGTATTCGAAACCGGGAAGGTTGGCGACTTCGTTGCCCAGCTGCACCGAGAGGATCGGCGTGCGATCCGCCTCGCTGGTGTAGAAGCCCATGATGCCGGGGCCGCGCGGCAGCGAGGAGAGGTGCTCCATGCCTGCGATCACCCTGCCCACGACCGCGATGTTACGGTCGAGCTGGCGCGGGGCCTGACCGATCACGGCATAGAGTTCCGCGCCGGTTCCCGTGTCCGGCGACATGCTGCGCCCGACACCGACAGTGCCATAGCAGTGAATGGGCCAGGAGGCCTTTTCGTCTCCGGCGATCGGCCAGCCTGCGACGAAGCCGGTACGTGCGGCATAGGCATCGGCATTGGCGCCATTGACGTCTTCGGGCAGCGCGCTGGCGGCGGCGGTATAGTCACCGGGCGCAAGGACTTCCAGGCGACCGGGCAAGGGCTTGGCGCGGGCCGTGTCGCCGTTGGTATCGGGCGCCTCGTCTTCGGAATTGGGATCGCCCCACTGCACGACGTAGTTGTCCTGGACGCGCACCACCGCGATGCCGTCGTACCAGCGCGCGGCAACCAGCTTGCGCATGTTTTCGGTCCAGCCTTGCGAGAAGGGCGCAGGGATAAGCTGGATCACCACTCGGCGCGCCTTCCCGGCTGCATCGGGGGCAAGATCCATGACCATCAGGTCAGCCGGATCAATCGGTTTCCAGTCGGAAGCCGGTGCCGCCGCGACGACGCCATTGGGCGTGACCGCGGCTTCTTGTGCATGGAGGCCGAGCGGAAGCAGCGGGCCGGCGAGCAGGGCGGGCAGCAAGCCCTTCGAGAAAATGCGCATGGCGCGACGATGGCACGATCTCCCCGCTTGCGAAAGCCATCAGTACCCGCTAGGGGCACGCGCTCACCAGCGATGCGGAGCGGTGGCCGAGTGGTCGAAGGCGCACGCCTGGAAAGTGTGTATACGGTAACCCCGTATCGAGGGTTCGAATCCCTCCCGCTCCGCCATTTCCCTGATCGTCGATGTTCGCGATTGTCCGCTAAAGGGCAGATTTACGCGGTTTTTAGCCTGAAGGTGCTCGGGGGCATTCGGCGCTGAGCGGGGGTAACCGCGACCTCCTTTTAGGGTCGGGCTTAGGGTCGTCCCCGCTCAGGCCGGCTATGTTGGAGCCGTCAGTCTGCCGTCGAGTTCTGGCTGATCAGGTAGTCCGACCACAGCTCCATCAGCTTACGCCGCTTTTCGAGTGCGTCGCCCCGGCGGTAGGCGCGCTCGACTTCGTTGCCGACTTCATGTGCCAGCGCCATCTCTGCGATCTCGCGGGGGACTTCAGTGCATTCACCGCACCAATCACGAAACGACGAGCGAAAGCCGTGCACGGTCACGTCCGAGATTTCCATGCGGCGTAGCAGCATCAGCATAGCCATATCTGAGAACGGCTTCTCGTTCGATTGGCCGGGGAACAGATATGTCGCATGGCTGTGGAGGGATTCGAGCAGATCGATTACCTGCGGGGTCAGGGGAATACGATGTTCCTTGCCCGCCTTCATGCGTTCGGCTGGGATAGTCCACACTCGCCCCTCGATGTCGAACTCACTCCACGTAGCGTTGAGTACCTCCGACGTCCGCGTGGCGGTGTGGATCAGCAGTTCCAATGCTCTTGCGGCAGCGCCTGCCCGGCACTGCAAGTCAGCCAGGAACTTTGGCAACGTGGCATATGACATCGCCGGCTGGTGGCGCTTTGGCCCCTTCCGCTGCTTGCCAAGCACGTGTTCAAGGTTTCCTCGCCAGGTCGCGGGGTTATGTCCCGTTCGCAGACCAAGGACGGTGGCGGCACCGAGAACCCGTTCGATCCGTCCACGCACACGCTTCGCGGTCTCAGGCTTCGTGTGCCAGATGGGCTTAAGGATATTCTGCACGGCGCTGACCTCGATTTTATCAACGGGTGTGTCCCAGATTGCCTTCGCGTAGGTGCGCAAGGTGTTGCGCCACTGCTGCCGGTGCTTGGGGTTTTTCCACCCAGCTTCTTGATTGGCGATGTAGTCGAGTGCGACAGTTCCGAACGTGTTTGGTTGGTTCTGCGCTGCAACGGTTGGCTTGGCCACAATCGGATTCACACCACGCCTGACCATCGTGTAAGCCTCGTGGCGCTTGGCTCGAGCTTCTTGGAGACTGACTTCGGGATACGGCCCAAGACCCTTCTGTCGGCGCCGACCCTCAAAGCTGAAGATGTAAGTCCACCGCTTGGTGCCGGTCTTGCCGACCTCAAGGTAAAGGCGTTCGCCATCGGGATGAAGTCCAGGCTCCGACAGGCTCTTCACTTTCGCGGCCGTGAGGATATTTGTTTTGCGAGCCACTGTCAGTCTGCCGAGATCTTGTCGTTGACAGGAAGTGTGCCCTCGCGAATGTCGTTGGCTGCGCAAGAACACTTCCGGTGTTGGTGCGGAAGCCGTCGCGCATCGCTCAGCTTCGCAAATGGCGACATGCCGAACACAATGATGTCGAAGTCGCTGTCGAGCGAGGGCTGCATCGACCAAACCTCGGATCCCCTGAGAAAGATCGCGAGATAGCGTCCTACGTCGCAGTGAAG
Encoded here:
- a CDS encoding TonB-dependent receptor; its protein translation is MNIRTILAGLAAGSSFLAFSNLAYAADDAAPTDEGAIIVTTQKFEQRAADVPVTLSALSGERMEEIGVSELDELSAYVPGLNIQEQSANNPGIVIRGITSDSGSAQDAARVTLYYNGVDISRSRGAYQGIYDMERIEVVKGPQATLFGTASTVGAISMVSAKPKPGFSAELSGGYGNYDYYEAGGFLNAGNDMIAGRVAFKYKNRDGYVKNLAPDQDDLYGINTLGVRGSLRFTPTPDITADLVFTYDRQRNSGTPFLSRTLGSTAVNDVYGDAYLGGSPNSQEVLGKDKLGLDRDVYDVNFTFNWDFADGWSFTTVNGYRDFDSLEVFDADGSAASYLEFAEQADGWQFSHEGRFAYSDDAWRAHFGWNYMIEDTRQYVPFSSEVGTYLQCTANIIPGLGCVAPDNSVPAALATGLATGGLIDSAPYASWFQNEGRNQSWSMFGEATWIPTPALEINAGARVLIEQRRSGYSTYQPVAPIYGQPLLPYANTDGEVVYADRSYAAFLPRFNALLRVTDAVNLYATVSKGRRSPSVQVTTLTDADTGARYAGTNEVGNETVWNYEGGVKLASGIFSGSLGVYYQQYTDFQVTVIEAGGNARTVSAGSASNLGVEAEVEIKPTSWLRAYANGGWIDGGIDDDPENGNLAGSRFRLQPEWQAAAGLIIDAPVTETVGLFLSPSVTYRSKIYFETPNTEAISQPGVTLANLRGGVTFANGQYEIAGWARNLFDERYLLDAGNTGGAFGHPTFIPAEPRTYGVQVKARF
- a CDS encoding PilZ domain-containing protein, which translates into the protein MASMHNRAGPEEPFVATSHDRSGDAAHLREREGRRSGDLHPPRAPRRRTLIGATMRGRGVPEQDVIVRNVSRTGMCIAAHDPLPRPGAAITITLTQAAGAQGKGHKLREHRGRVRWVDAQSCGVELVEELDIGELGRSTMRRNAALAETLDWRIEERYGAGRHPDSLQFCV
- a CDS encoding RelA/SpoT family protein; protein product: MLRQYELVERVKEYAPEADEALLNRAYVYTVQKHGTQKRASGDPYFSHPVEVAGLMTELKLDQQTIITALLHDTVEDTLATVDEIEKLFGADVARLVDGVTKLSKIEVMTENERAAENLRKFLLAMSEDLRVLLVKLADRLHNMRTLHFISKPEKRQRIARETMDIYAPLAERVGMYEYMREMQLLAFEQLEPEGYATITGRLAQIRSQEGGQVDAIALAIKQALAEAGVSVEVTGREKHPYSIWRKMNERHVSFEQITDIMAFRVLTDNADDCYRALGVLHRHWQMIPGRFKDYLSTPKSNGYQSLHTALIYENSMRMEVQIRTREMHRLNEFGLAAHWAYKQGGSRPDGQVGWLRDLIEIVDTTHDAEELLENTKLAIYQDRIFAFTPKGALHQLPKGSTAVDFAYAVHTDLGHTAVGAKINGRHVPLRTRLNNGDVIEVIKSEGAEPQLSWLGFVITGKARAAIRRAVRAKERAEVAEIGSKLFDEIASRLPQRIGKKAVSAATERLGMRDEEDFMFAIGAAQLSDREVMEALVPGSTAMMPEDPDWTRTEKAISIKGLTPGMGFELAKCCHPVPGDRIVGLRRPDHKVEVHTIDCLTLANGVDADWLDLSWGSRTTGATGRLRLVLYNRPGTLAEVTQVFASAHANVASLNMVQRDDPFGTYEVELEVADLAHLTRIIAALRASAAITDAERI
- a CDS encoding DUF1905 domain-containing protein — encoded protein: MTERLTHSARLWRWTGGANGGNWFFVSITGESAETLSATAAMRRLEGLSRGFGSLKVRVRIGETRFATSVFPSKAEGGWLLPVKASVRKAQGLAEGDEVHLEISF
- a CDS encoding peptidylprolyl isomerase, whose amino-acid sequence is MRIFSKGLLPALLAGPLLPLGLHAQEAAVTPNGVVAAAPASDWKPIDPADLMVMDLAPDAAGKARRVVIQLIPAPFSQGWTENMRKLVAARWYDGIAVVRVQDNYVVQWGDPNSEDEAPDTNGDTARAKPLPGRLEVLAPGDYTAAASALPEDVNGANADAYAARTGFVAGWPIAGDEKASWPIHCYGTVGVGRSMSPDTGTGAELYAVIGQAPRQLDRNIAVVGRVIAGMEHLSSLPRGPGIMGFYTSEADRTPILSVQLGNEVANLPGFEYLATDSASFARYRASRANRKDGFYDVPAGGVDICNVPVPIRQASS
- a CDS encoding tyrosine-type recombinase/integrase, with translation MARKTNILTAAKVKSLSEPGLHPDGERLYLEVGKTGTKRWTYIFSFEGRRRQKGLGPYPEVSLQEARAKRHEAYTMVRRGVNPIVAKPTVAAQNQPNTFGTVALDYIANQEAGWKNPKHRQQWRNTLRTYAKAIWDTPVDKIEVSAVQNILKPIWHTKPETAKRVRGRIERVLGAATVLGLRTGHNPATWRGNLEHVLGKQRKGPKRHQPAMSYATLPKFLADLQCRAGAAARALELLIHTATRTSEVLNATWSEFDIEGRVWTIPAERMKAGKEHRIPLTPQVIDLLESLHSHATYLFPGQSNEKPFSDMAMLMLLRRMEISDVTVHGFRSSFRDWCGECTEVPREIAEMALAHEVGNEVERAYRRGDALEKRRKLMELWSDYLISQNSTAD